cattttttatttcacCCTACACAAATTaagtcattattattatttttattatagaattatagtcaaacttttatattttttaatggttAATTAACATGTAAAAAGTAATTGATTGGTCAGTATAATACCCATTTCACCAGTTGAAAatgtacaaattttattattaattatataataaaaaagattatgatttgatttgataaaaaaaggTGGCTACAATAATTCTACATGACTCATGGAATCATCCAGAAAAATTCTGAAACTCAAAAGAGGAATTCGAATGAtaagttttgattattattattttctgaaataaaaataatttacaattcAACGAAGCTATTCTCCATAAACTTTACAAATTCTGTAAAATCAATCAATCCATCTCCGTTATCATCAAATTTTCCGATCATTTTCCGGCAATTTTCCAGCTCAAATCCTTCTTCAATTCCCAACACTTGAAGAACTCTCTGCAAGTCCCTGGCATCAATGAACCCATCTTTGTTTTGATCATAAACATCAAAAGCCTCCTTCACTTCCTCCAGGCTCGGCTCCTTCTCCTCAAACAGCTCCGAAATCTCCCTGGAACCAATTTTTCCGGGGAGCTCCGGGCCTCCAGGGCCGCAAAAAAGTGTCAGATTTTTCATCACCGTCTCGACTTCTTCTCTCGAAAGGCTTCCATCATCATGATTTTGCTTCTCCTGGAAGCAAGACACGGGGGAATCAGCAAGATCTGGGTTCTTGAGATCACTGCAAGTTTCAGTATCGGAAGAATATTGAAGCtggaacaaaaagaagaaagaccAGAATCCTGAGAAAGAATTATGGACCCGTTGGACCAAAAccaaaaatctttcaaaaaatgaaacaataaagggaaaaaaggcaaagaagataaaagaattCTGGTTGTTTTTGTTAGCTGATGAATTTGATTTCTCCATTAGTAAGTAGTAAGATGGTTCAATTCCATAAAAGATTTCCTTAGGTAGAAGAAGAATTCACGTAGATTTTATGTTGGAGGAGGGAGGGGGA
The genomic region above belongs to Mangifera indica cultivar Alphonso chromosome 15, CATAS_Mindica_2.1, whole genome shotgun sequence and contains:
- the LOC123198056 gene encoding probable calcium-binding protein CML46; this translates as MEKSNSSANKNNQNSFIFFAFFPFIVSFFERFLVLVQRVHNSFSGFWSFFFLFQLQYSSDTETCSDLKNPDLADSPVSCFQEKQNHDDGSLSREEVETVMKNLTLFCGPGGPELPGKIGSREISELFEEKEPSLEEVKEAFDVYDQNKDGFIDARDLQRVLQVLGIEEGFELENCRKMIGKFDDNGDGLIDFTEFVKFMENSFVEL